One Helianthus annuus cultivar XRQ/B chromosome 12, HanXRQr2.0-SUNRISE, whole genome shotgun sequence genomic region harbors:
- the LOC110895019 gene encoding germin-like protein subfamily 1 member 1, with translation MSIYSFFFFIFYFFLIFIGTVKSDPDPLQDYCVAQTQGSQTFFVNGAPCINPADASPSHFTTSALSKPGNTASNPLGFNVTLTNIRNLPGMNTLGLTMARVDIAGNGLVPPHTHPRASEVTILVKGSLLVGFVDTSNRLFTQQLREGDAFVFPKGLIHFLYNLDSKASALAISGLTSQNPGAQLASAATFTTKPSIPDDILKKAFQINGQDVSRIRKNLGG, from the coding sequence ATGTCAATatactctttctttttcttcatcttctatttCTTTCTCATCTTTATCGGTACAGTTAAATCTGACCCTGACCCGCTTCAAGACTATTGCGTAGCACAAACACAGGGTTCGCAAACTTTTTTTGTAAACGGAGCTCCTTGCATAAATCCCGCCGATGCCTCACCTTCTCATTTTACTACAAGCGCATTATCCAAGCCCGGTAATACTGCCTCTAATCCTTTGGGGTTTAATGTCACACTCACAAACATTCGAAACCTTCCTGGAATGAACACCCTTGGGTTAACAATGGCCCGGGTCGATATAGCTGGAAATGGGCTTGTGCCACCTCACACACATCCACGTGCATCCGAAGTAACCATTCTCGTTAAGGGCTCGCTTTTGGTGGGATTCGTTGACACATCAAATCGCCTTTTCACACAACAGTTACGTGAGGGCGATGCATTTGTTTTCCCCAAAGGTTTAATACACTTTCTATACAATCTTGATTCAAAGGCTTCGGCTTTAGCAATTTCAGGCCTTACTAGCCAAAACCCTGGGGCACAACTAGCATCGGCTGCTACGTTCACTACAAAACCAAGTATTCCTGATGATATCTTGAAAAAGGCATTTCAGATTAATGGTCAAGATGTGTCAAGGATACGTAAAAACTTAGGTGGTTGA